In Helianthus annuus cultivar XRQ/B chromosome 3, HanXRQr2.0-SUNRISE, whole genome shotgun sequence, a single window of DNA contains:
- the LOC110932190 gene encoding zinc finger MYM-type protein 1-like, translated as MAPKQASGWQKRQKRKRQDESVKSQKGAAQKFLMPNPPIVDVEKPQEHVEVEREHEEVEQEQERVEVEDEQDEEHVEKQQEHVEEQQQEEHVDYIFDPRRWEGLNADEIKLLVTKDPKRDTSIEFGPYDKFNRRFSATIYTRTLSNLEKCDREWLVYSKELDKMFCFCCKVFRNGAPKGRLGGVGFDDWHHATGRVREHEVSLDHLIIMIKWFDLRKRLKSDDTIDKFQHEQFKKETDYWKQVLFRIIALVKFLAKHNLAFHGYRKSFEMLEEFDPVIKEHVRRITSDNIHVHYLGHKIHNEIIVMLADEIKKELIKNIKEAKYYSIILDCTPDSCHKEQMTIIVRYVKFSSNSVIAEESFLGFLNANDTTGKGLFVVTYAELQNLGLEIDDMHGQGYHNGANMKGSHQGVQTRFLKENPRAFYTPCGSHSLNLTLCDMAYSCVKGKNDAVIAEEALALAENQLKLSGFDFFVSIVIWYEVLNWVNIVSKKLQAKDMHLEIAIQEINNLIEYFKDYRETGFPKAIDEAMEIASEMEIDHIFKEKRKIKRKKRKDETSSSEEVAFTVEENFRVNFFLYIVDQAIASLEKRFEQFNGTRVYLVFLFPRTLRIIKDEDLKSSCHRLENALRFKEKSDIDGEALYTELNLFRESLTNKFSSPVDVLEYMKEDGYSPKPCIAYRILLTILVTVASAERSFSKLKLLKSYLRSSMSQKRLSGLAMIAIENEVLDDINCEELIHQFAIKNARRAIRIIG; from the exons ATGGCTCCTAAACAAGCATCCGGATGGCAAAAACGTCAAAAGAGGAAACGACAAGATGAATCGGTGAAGTCACAAAAGGGTGCTGCGCAAAAATTTTTGATGCCTAATCCGCCTATTGTTGATGTGGAAAAACCACAAGAGCATGTTGAAGTAGAACGAGAACACGAGGAAGTAGAACAAGAGCAAGAACGTGTGGAAGTAGAAGACGAGCAAGACGAAGAACATGTTGAAAAGCAACAAGAACATGTTGAAGAGCAACAACAAGAAGAGCATGTTGATTATATATTTGATCCAAGAAGGTGGGAAGGACTAAATGCGGATGAGATTAAACTATTGGTCACGAAAGATCCTAAAAGAGATACTAGTATTGAATTTGGTCCATATGATAAATTTAATAGACGATTTTCAGCAACGATTTATACAAGAACATTATCAAACTTGGAGAAATGTGATAGAGAATGGCTAGTATATTCGAAAGAGCTAGATAAGATGTTTTGTTTCTGTTGCAAAGTGTTTAGAAATGGGGCGCCAAAAGGAAGATTGGGAGGTGTAGGTTTTGACGATTGGCACCATGCTACCGGTAGAGTGAGAGAACACGAAGTTTCTTTAGATCATCTCATAATTATGATAAAGTGGTTTGATTTGCGTAAAAGATTGAAATCGGATGACACAATTGATAAATTTCAACATGAGCAATTCAAGAAGGAAACGGATTATTGGAAACAAGTCCTTTTTAGAATCATTGCGCTAGTCAAGTTTCTTGCTAAGCATAATTTAGCATTTCATGGATATAGGAAAAGTT TTGAGATGTTGGAAGAGTTTGATCCGGTTATCAAAGAGCATGTTCGGCGGATCACTAGTGACAATATTCATGTGCATTATCTTGGACACAAGATCCACAATGAGATAATAGTTATGCTTGCTGATGAAATTAAAAAAGAACTCATTAAGAACATAAAAGAAGCAAAGTACTACTCAATCATACTAGATTGTACCCCCGATTCTTGTCACAAAGAACAGATGACTATAATAGTGAGGTATGTAAAGTTCTCATCTAATTCTGTTATTGCTGAGGAGTCATTTTTGGGGTTTTTGAATGCTAATGATACCACTGGAAAGGGACTATTTGTTGTAACTTATGCGGAGTTACAAAATCTTGGTCTTGAAATTGATGACATGCATGGCCAAGGATATCACAATGGGGCAAATATGAAAGGGTCACATCAAGGAGTCCAAACgagatttttaaaagaaaatccaAGAGCATTTTACACTCCTTGTGGTAGCCATTCACTTAACCTTACATTATGTGATATGGCTTATAGTTGTGTTAAAGGAAAGA ATGATGCTGTAATTGCAGAGGAAGCATTAGCTTTAGCAGAAAATCAACTTAAACTTAGTGGATTTGATTTTTTTGTATCAATTGTCATTTGGTATGAAGTATTAAACTGGGTGAATATTGTGAGCAAAAAATTACAAGCAAAGGATATGCATCTTGAAATTGCTATTCAAGAAATAAACAATTTGATTGAGTACTTTAAAGATTATAGAGAAACAGGTTTTCCTAAAGCGATTGATGAAGCTATGGAGATTGCTAGTGAAATGGAAATTGATCACATATTTAAAGAAAAACGTAAGattaaaaggaaaaaaagaaaagaTGAGACTTCTAGTAGCGAAGAAGTTGCATTTACAGTAGAAGAGAATTTCAGAGTAAACTTTTTCTTATATATTGTGGATCAAGCTATTGCTTCTTTAGAGAAAAGATTTGAACAATTTAATGGTACGAGGGTTTATTTGGTTTTTTTGTTTCCACGTACGTTGAGGATTATTAAAGATGAAGATCTTAAGTCGTCTTGTCATCGTCTTGAAAATGCACTCAGGTTTAAAGAAAAATCGGATATTGATGGCGAGGCACTTTATACAGAGCTTAATTTATTTCGTGAATCACTAACCAATAAATTTAGTAGTCCTGTCGATGTTTTGGAGTATATGAAAGAAGACGGTTATTCCCCAAAACCATGTATTGCATATAGAATATTGTTGACTATTCTAGTCACTGTGGCATCTGCAGAAAGAAGTTTTTCGAAGTTGAAGTTATTGAAATCTTACCTACGATCTTCAATGTCCCAAAAAAGACTTAGTGGGTTGGCGATGATTGCTATCGAGAACGAAGTCTTAGATGATATAAACTGTGAAGAGTTGATTCACCAATTTGCTATCAAGAATGCAAGGAGAGCTATACGAATCATTGGTTAG